The genomic interval GTGTTCTTGCCGTCGATCGCGTTGGTCGCGATGATCGTGCCGACCTTCGCGCGGACGCCGATCGCCGGCTACGGCTGGATCGTGTTGGCAGCGGTGGGAACCGGTTTTCTGAGTTTTGGGCTTTGGGTTCACCACATGTTCACGACAGGATTGCCCGGAATCTCAATCGGAATCTTTTCGGCAGCGTCGGAGGCGGTCGCTATTCCGACCGGCGTGCAAATCTTTTGCTTCATCGCAACACTGTTGATCGGTCGGGTCAGACGCAACGTCGCGTTGATGTTTGTGCTGGCCGGGCTGGCCACGTTCATCATCGGCGGACTGACCGGAGTGATGATCGCGATTGCACCGTTTGACTATCAAGTTCATGACACCTACTTCATCGTCGGCCATTTGCACTACGTGTTGGTCGGCGGAACGATCTTCCCAATTGTGGCAGGGTTTTACTATTACTACCCGTTCGTGACAGGCAAGCAACTCAGTGAACGACTGGGAACGATTGCATTCTGGGTCATGCTGATTGGATTCAACGTCGCTTTCTTTCCGATGCATATCAGCGGTTTGATCGGGATGCCTCGCCGCGTCTACACGTACCCTGGCGGTATGGGGTTTGAGTTGCCCAACCTGATCTCATCCATCGGTGCTTTCACGCTAGGTATCGGATTCTTGATCCTGTTGTACGACGTGTTTCGCCCCAAAGGTAAACAGCCACTGGTCAAACGCAACCTGTGGAATGCGGGAACACTGGAATGGAGCGGCCAAGTTCCCGATCAACCGTGGGGCATCCGCAGCATTCCAATCGTGACGACACGTTACCCGCTTTGGGAGCAAGAGAACTTTCTAAAGGACGTCGACGAGGGCAACTTCTACCTCCCGGATGCAGAAGAGGGATTAAGAGAAACGATGGTCACGAGCACGGTCGATGCCGAACCGATGCAGTGTTTGCGTGTCCCGGGGCCGACATTTCTGACTCTGTTTGCGGCAATGTTCACCGGGGCAGTGTTCATTTTCTCAACCTTTCACTGGTATTGGGCGGCAGGTGTTAGCTGTGTACTGTCGTTTGCGACCATCCTCATCTGGCTGTGGACCGGGACGGCGATCATTCCTGAAAAAGACACAAAGGACGTCGGGCTGGATTTGACGTTGCCGACGTATGTTTCGGGTCCCGCAGCGGTCGGATGGTGGGCGATGTTCATCACCATGTTGGGCGACATGACCGCATTTGTATCGCTTGTATTCGGATACTTTTTTTACTGGACCGTACATGAAGACTTTCCTCCGACGCAGTTTGACGGGCGAATCGTTATGGGGCCGGGCATGGTCTGGCCTCTTTGCTCGGTCGCGCTGGCGATCTTGGCTTGGTTGTCTGTTTTGTTGTCGCGCCGCTGGAATCGTACTGGAACGAACGTAGCGACAGTCAACGCGACGA from Stieleria varia carries:
- the ctaD gene encoding cytochrome c oxidase subunit I — its product is MDERAERLLKAWETPKGWRYWSAVNNSEVGLWYTLAAFAFFLFGGVLALIMRIQLAIPDNDWLTPEQYNQVFTMHGSVMMFLFAVPILEAISIMLLPEMLGARDLPFPRLSAYGFWCFLIGGVFVCGSLFFGVGPRGGWFMYPPMTTQYQTDVGPDIWLLGLSFIEIASIAAAVELIVGTLKCRPPGMRLNLIPLYAWYILVVAVMILFAFPPLIAGDLLMELERALDWPFFDAERGGDPMLWQHLFWIFGHPEVYIVFLPSIALVAMIVPTFARTPIAGYGWIVLAAVGTGFLSFGLWVHHMFTTGLPGISIGIFSAASEAVAIPTGVQIFCFIATLLIGRVRRNVALMFVLAGLATFIIGGLTGVMIAIAPFDYQVHDTYFIVGHLHYVLVGGTIFPIVAGFYYYYPFVTGKQLSERLGTIAFWVMLIGFNVAFFPMHISGLIGMPRRVYTYPGGMGFELPNLISSIGAFTLGIGFLILLYDVFRPKGKQPLVKRNLWNAGTLEWSGQVPDQPWGIRSIPIVTTRYPLWEQENFLKDVDEGNFYLPDAEEGLRETMVTSTVDAEPMQCLRVPGPTFLTLFAAMFTGAVFIFSTFHWYWAAGVSCVLSFATILIWLWTGTAIIPEKDTKDVGLDLTLPTYVSGPAAVGWWAMFITMLGDMTAFVSLVFGYFFYWTVHEDFPPTQFDGRIVMGPGMVWPLCSVALAILAWLSVLLSRRWNRTGTNVATVNATIDQKSKRRDTWRASIRFYFGIAIAILLGLASAWALFWGPYSNGVDPTQHVYCASVSVLVLWTILHLLVGVVMLVYTAARRVCGLMDAVHDADIVNVTLYWHFLALTATITGTVIALFPEVA